CAAGATATAACCTTTGTGCTTACCAGCAATGGAACCTCAACCTACTTTTGGTATGATACCTGACTCACCCCAAAACCACTGGTTACCACATTCCCCAACCTCTTCTCCTAATCAGAGGTGCCCATTATTAGGGTTGCAAATATTGCGCGTTTCGGTTTGGAGGCTAACCTGCGAAATCGTTTAACCTTTGCCGCTTCGCAGGAGTTGGTTTCGGTTTTGGCTGTGTTGTAGGATTTTTTGCCGTCGCTAAATCAGGATCAGTGCTTTCTCATTGGGGCCTTGCATTCTCCACTAGGAGCGCCTATGATGTACTCGTCCGGACAACCGATGTCGACAGGAATGCACCACTTATTTGGCGCTCCAAGGTACCTAACAAGATCAAGATCTTTGCTTGGCTGCTCTTCCACGACAGGCTCAACACACGCGCCAACCTCGTCCACAAGCACATCATCTTCGACGCTGCCTGCCCGCGGTGCCTGGTGCCCTCCGAAGACGCCTCCCACGTCTTCATCGTCTGTCCGCTCGCCGCTCGCATTTGGCAACGCATGGGCATCACACTAGTTTTGGACTCCATCAACAAAATCTGGGATGCCTCGCCTCACCCACATGTGCCTGTTAGCGCTCGGTCTTTTATATTGCTAATATTCTGATGGAAATTTTTGGAAGCTCGTAACAACAAAGCCTTTAAGGCACATTTTGGCCTCCCGCCATCTCCACGCTCCGCCCCCCTGCACCGCCGCACATGCCGTTCACGTTTTTGCGTCGACTCAGCCTGACTCGATGGAAACGATCGATTTGAGCATTTCTAGCGAGCTAGGTTGTGGGTTGCTTTAAGGCCTGCGCGCGTGCGAACCAGTCCCCCTAGTATGCTATCAAACACGATTTTTATGCACTCGGTGTCGGTGGGCCCGTTTGGGGGTTATGCAGGAAACCAAATGCGTCCTAACGGCGAATAATTTTGTTGACATTTGAAATATTTCACGAGAGAAGTGGAGGGTCTTACTTATTCCCGCCCCACTAAAAGAGATATGAAGAATAATTAGATTGTGATCATAATGAAAGACACCGGTAGACCGACGAAAATCATTGTCAACTGCTCGAGATTTGCAAACTTTTGCACAAGTGGTGTGATGGAGAAAAACCCATCTTATGTCAGTAGTCAATTCACATCCTACGGAACAGCCAAATGGCGACGGAGCAGCGCTCTATGCCGTCGATATATGCATGGACGCAACGTTCTCCCGCCTCAACACGCATCACTCACTCAGCCACACAGTCAGTCATCACACACCAACGTAGGAATGCAGAGCGAGCTATGGGTGCTATGCGCGACGCTCGCCGCCGCGTTCCTCTACTACCTGACCAGCGCAGCCCGCCGCGGGGGCACCGGGGGCCGGCAGCCTCCGGGCCCGACGCCGCTCCCGGTCCTCGGCAACCTGCTCGATCTAGGCGGCAACCTGCACCACACGCTGGCGCGCTTGGCCCGCGCCCACGGCCCCGTCATGAAGCTCAAGCTCGGCCTGGTCACCACCGTGGTGGTCTCCTCGCGTGACGCCGCGCGGGAGGCCTTCACCAGGCACGATCGCCAACTGGCCGCGCGCGCGGTCCCGGACGCCGCCAACGCGGTCGGTAACTCCGGGCGGTCCATGATCTGGCTGCCCAGCTCCGACCCGCTCTGGAAGACGCTGCGCGGCATCGTGGCCTCGCACATATTCTCACCGCGTGGCCTCGCCGCGGCGCGCGGCGTGCGCGAGCGCAAGGTGCGCGACATGGTGGGTTACTTCCGCCGCCACGCGGGGGAGGAGGTGGACGTCGGCCAGGCCGTGTACGGCGGCGTGCTGAACCTCGTGTCCAGCGCCTTCTTCTCCGTCGACGTGGTGGACGTGGGCGGCGAGTCCGCCAGCGGGCTGCGGGAGGTCGTGGAGGACATCATCGCGGCGCTGGCCAAGCCCAACGTCTCCGACATCTTCCCTTTCCTCCGGCCGCTGGACCTGCAGGGCTGGCGTCGCTGGGCGGGGGCGCGCTACCAGAAGGTATTTGGCATACTTGACGGCATAATCGACCGCCGTCTTGCAGATGCCCGGGCGTCCACGGGCGAGCACGCGCACGGCGACTTCCTGGACTCGCTGCTGGAGCTCGTTTCCGCAGGCAAGATCGATCGCGGCAAGGTGACGGTGATACTGTTCGACGTGTTCGCGGCCGGGACCGACACGATGGCCATCACCGTGGAGTGGGCGATGGCCGAGCTGCTCCGACACCCGCGCGCCATGGCCAAGGCACGCGCGGAGATGGAGGGCATCCTCGGTGGCAAGGACACGGACACCCTCGAGGAGCCCGACGCGGCGAGCCTGCCGTACCTGCAGGCCGTGGTGAAGGAGGTGATGCGGCTGCACCCGGTGGCGCCGATCATGCTGCCGCACCAGGCGGCGGAGGACGGCGTGGAGATCGGTGGCTTCGCCGTGCCCAGGGTCGCCACGGTGGTCTTCAACGTGTGGGCGATCATGCGGGACCCGGCGGCGTGGGAGAGGCCCGACGAGTTCGTGCCGGAGAGGTTCCTGGAtaaggcggcggcggtggagttcCGGGGCAAGGACTACGAGTTCATCCCGTTCGGGTCCGGCCGGCGGCTGTGCCCGGGCCTGCCGATGGCGGAGCGGGTCGTGCCGTTCGTGCTGGCGTCGCTGCTGCACGCGCTCGAGTGGCGGCTCCCGGACGGCGTGTCGGCCGACGAGCTTGACGTCGCCGAGAAGTTCACCACCGTCAACACGCTCGCCGTGCCCCTCAGGGCCGTCCCCGTCGTGATCACCTAGCTATCATGCATGCATTCCTATCTTGTAATCGTGAGGACGAGATGCGCCCGGTTTACACAGTGTCGACGATCACGAGCTCTATCTACACTAGCTGTTCATCAAAATTCAGTAGCCAGACATTCCTGATTCCTTAGGCGTCGCGTCGGTAATCTGTGGCCGCTTTGGATTGCCTGCCACTCGCCACTGCCTCATCGATAGGTTGGTTAATAGCACATCACATCGCGCTAGATCTTACGAGATTTGGTGAAGTGTGTTATTCTCTacttcctccgtcccataatataagaacgtttttcaaACTAACAAAGTTTGAAAAatattcttatattatgggatatAGAGAGAGTAACTTTCTTCATCAAAATTCATTGGTGCGGTTAACTATAGTATTATGATTGATCCCCCAACGCATATTGTCTAGGCCAGATTCACACTGAACCTTAGCGCTGTCATCTCCGCTGATAAGGCATTAACACAGAAATTGATGTTGTTATTGCTCGCTGCAAGAAATCTTCCATTACTATCTCGCAACACAGCACCAACCGCATCCTTCAGAGAATCAACATCACAAGCATCATCAACATTCAGTTTAACATAGTTCACAATAGCTAAACACTAGTCGCGGCCAGAAAATCtgatttgggtcagtcgattttccttAGAAGAAAGGAGGCGCCGAAGGGAAGGAACAAACAGCCGCATCACCCGAGcacgcgcgggggggggggggggggggggggggcgctcaGGGCGGAAGAACGGCGACGGTGGTGCTGGTgctgtgtggggggggggggggtgcaagTTTGCCGGAGAAAAAACCAACGAGCCCCGGGGCTAGAGGGATAGGCAGGAACGGTGGCAAGACCGGCGGTGTGGGGAggttgaggggggggggggcggcgagGTGGTTGAGGGAGAGCCGGTGGTAGCTGTCGGCTTGGGTGAGATCAGGGGAGAAGATGAACAGGAAACGATTCATGGATAGAAAAAGGCATATGCATTGTTGGATCTCAATCTAAAGGCCGAAAACGGTCAACTGACCCTAACTTATTTTTCAGTCGACTTACCCCTGGCCTCTCCCAACATAGTTTTGATTGGGCTTTCACCACCCTTCACTTTTTTTTCAATAAATGGTAGATTTTACTGGTTTAAATGGAGCATCAAGAGGATATAAATACTATGAGCACACATCTAGCCTCTGCACAGTTTGAATGTACACAGCCAACATTAACACAAACAAAAGATGCCGGCAACTAGCAAAACTTCACTCCGATGCCTAGCTTTCGGTGAATTTGCCTGAAAGTAATTGCTAGTAAGCACTCTCATGGGGACTTGGGAAGCATCTTGAGTTTGTCCCCGTGCACCAGCTTGTGGTGTTCCCACAACAAATACCAGGTTGTCATTGCAACTAGTGCTAGCCAAGGGAAACCCGGCCCGGCCGTCCCGGCCCGAAAAAGCCCGATCAGGCCCGGCCCGACGCTGCtcccgggccgggctcgggcctagATTTTGAGCCCGATGGCTAGGCCCGGGCCTTCATTTTTGCGCTTTTCTAAAGAGGCCCGGCCCAAGGCCCGGTGGGCTTTTACGCGTTCGGACCGGGCTTGGGCCCAAAAACCAGGCCCAATGGCTAGGCCCGGGCCTAGGTTTTCTGCCTCGGGCTTGGCTAGGCCCGACCCGAAGTCTGACCCGGCCCGAGGTTTGGCCAGGTATAATCGCAACAGTCTCACAAAAAATTCCTTGACCGAGAACCAAAGCTTCTTCGTTAGGGGTGCAAATCAACTATTCAAGAATCAATTCACCAGCACCCTAATGGGAAAACTTCCTTGACCGAGAACCAAAGCTTCTTCGATAGGGATGCAAATCAACTATTCAAGAATCAATTCACCAGCACCCTAATGGGCACAGGCTTTGCGGATAACATCATCAACTCCAAGTTGATTCTACACCTCCCTGGCTTTCTTGCATTCAAACCTAATATGCTTATGGTCTCAACACTTTGATTACATGATGGGCATTGCCGAGGGATTTTAGAATGTCTATCTACAAGCATAACCCAACATGGTAATGACCCATGTAGATTTCTCAATACAGTAACTTTAACCTTTGGTAGGCGGCGCAATTTGCCTGCCTCTGTCCATTCCTTCAACACTTGAAGCATATACAGGAGTGGCAAcctgcttgtcattcttcttaaagttccctttcttttcctttaccctttttcttgaaactagtggtcttgtcaaccatcaacacttgatgctttttcttgatttctaccttcaccaatttcaattagatctcactcttgcaagtgaccgtgaagggattgacaaccaattttattttgctttttacttatcttttatatctatctctattatatctcactcttgcaagtgaccgatttcaggcttaggtctattttattttgctattttacttatcttttatatctatctctattagatctcactcttgcaagtgaccgtgaagggattgacaaccctttttcgcgttgtgtgcaagtgtttgttagtttgtgcaggtgcatttGTTGGGACTTTCTTGTgccttctactggattgataccttggttcttaatgGAGGAacatacttatctctactttgctgcatcaccctttcctcttcaaggtaaaaatcaacgcaagctcaagacgtagcatgCACTAGCAAACAAATCAGTCCATGCATGTTTCTATCAACAATCTTCAAAACACAAGAGGGCAAAACATTGCACCAACAACTAATTAATAGAAATGGCACAATATGTGCCCGTTCGTTCAAAAAAACTAATTGCTGCACAACCATGTTATCCAACCTCACACAGCTGGTCGTTCAGCCTTCAACACTGTAACTCAGAGCTTTGACTGCTTCGCTTCTTTTGGTATATTATAATAATGTGTTTTCATTTCAGTTTTTAAAAAGTTTGTAAACCGTCTTTTATATGTTTCCTCACCTAGGTCCATCACCTTGCAACTATAAGACTAATTTCTTATCTACTAGAAAAGGAAGTTATTACCAATTATTATGTCATCATTTATCATTAAATGACATCAGCCTTATGCTGAGGTAAATCATATTGTTACTAATCCTATATACATAAGAAGTTAAGGCCAGAATATACATAAGAAGTTGATCCCCACTATCCTATTTATCTCAACATGCACACATGCCACCTCATCAAAGACCCACCACTACATGCATGAGAAAAAGTTTTTCATTGTTAGTTTATCTCATGCACACCTTTCACCTCACCACACATGCCACCTCATCAAAGGTCCACTCAACATGCATGAAAAAAGTTTACCATTATGTTATGCCACTTATATTCAAAATATTTTCTGACTACACAATAATCAAATAAAATATATAATATTTATTTTTATCTTTAGTTCATATAGCATTTATTCAACGATGGAAGCTTCACACAATCAAATCACTGAAATATATTGCAATCAATTTCCGCAGCAACGCGTAGGGTATTTTCCAGTTAATGTAAAATTGAAGCCCTTGTGCCAATGGAATCAAACTGTTACCCCTTGTTTAaattattataaaaataatacAAAGCCAACCTCATTTCTATATAATGCTAATTAATGTCCAAGATATCACTCCTTTTCCAGTCACTGCTAGACTATTGGTTGCATTTCGGAAAATCTACAGGCGGCGATGGAAGAGCTGATTCCAATGTTGGCCCGTCTTCTATGATGAACACAGCCGCCATTCCAATCGACACATGAAGCTCGTAGTGGCAATGCATGTACCACACCCCTATAAAATTAAATGTATAAGAGGGAGAAGCATCAGATCCCTTGGGAAAAACTTGCACACTTCATATCTAAAACAATGACTATATGCATTAGAATATACCAAGGAAACAATGGATCAAATAAGTCAAATTTTTTATAGGGACTAGACAGACAAATTGGAGTAaaattctctctctctctttctctctcataTCAGATTTCCTGTGTTGCCCTTATAAACTATAGTTTCAAAGTTTCCAAATTCTCAAGGAAACCCAAATAAACAGTTTATGACAAACAAATTGGAATGACTGGATGAACAAAGGGTTTGTTttggacacatctagatgtgacataaaCCTGATGTTCACCTTTTTTTGGTCTATTTTCTtcagttttgctaaagcacatctagatgtgcaataagtattgcacatctaagttcTATGTCATTGATCTTACATTGAGATTCGTGTGggtatttctttttctttttctttttgtgcTTGATTCACTCACTTAGATGTGCATTATTTATTCCTTATTACTGCATTATTTATTCCttgttactgcattatttatgagaGATTAGATGTGACATCCTTAGAAAACGATATGAATTAGTAGACAAACTGATGAACAAGCCCATGCCTGGGTACGCACCTGGATTGTCGGCCACGAAGCGGACGGCAGCCCACCCTA
The sequence above is a segment of the Aegilops tauschii subsp. strangulata cultivar AL8/78 chromosome 6, Aet v6.0, whole genome shotgun sequence genome. Coding sequences within it:
- the LOC109751414 gene encoding cytochrome P450 76M5 codes for the protein MQSELWVLCATLAAAFLYYLTSAARRGGTGGRQPPGPTPLPVLGNLLDLGGNLHHTLARLARAHGPVMKLKLGLVTTVVVSSRDAAREAFTRHDRQLAARAVPDAANAVGNSGRSMIWLPSSDPLWKTLRGIVASHIFSPRGLAAARGVRERKVRDMVGYFRRHAGEEVDVGQAVYGGVLNLVSSAFFSVDVVDVGGESASGLREVVEDIIAALAKPNVSDIFPFLRPLDLQGWRRWAGARYQKVFGILDGIIDRRLADARASTGEHAHGDFLDSLLELVSAGKIDRGKVTVILFDVFAAGTDTMAITVEWAMAELLRHPRAMAKARAEMEGILGGKDTDTLEEPDAASLPYLQAVVKEVMRLHPVAPIMLPHQAAEDGVEIGGFAVPRVATVVFNVWAIMRDPAAWERPDEFVPERFLDKAAAVEFRGKDYEFIPFGSGRRLCPGLPMAERVVPFVLASLLHALEWRLPDGVSADELDVAEKFTTVNTLAVPLRAVPVVIT